The following are encoded together in the Salvia hispanica cultivar TCC Black 2014 chromosome 6, UniMelb_Shisp_WGS_1.0, whole genome shotgun sequence genome:
- the LOC125195616 gene encoding uncharacterized protein LOC125195616, with protein MQQPPQRPIRRRRRYIPRDHVGGHDRLFADYFAEEPRYPADVFRRRFRMRRSLFLRFVNALSARYLEFQLQRDATGKLGLSPLQKCTVAIRQLAYGGSADMFDEYLQCGETTGNECLKNFCQGVREIFGEHLLFRGALVAHLIPGWISLWRTHGFRSARQHRLYAAAVEEAADRGEASSLPATQTIRCPIGDSRKYFARAQESARKDVERAFGVLQARFALVKGPTRFYYQGDIADIMYACIIMHNMIIEDEHEGVLNVTNDTSVASSSHGVSTESESARRGVPYNEHERFKAFMDIHQKEAHRALQHDMIEELWANRNRAHRP; from the exons ATGCAGCAGCCACCCCAACGGCCAATCCGCAGGCGGCGCCGATACATCCCCCGCGACCACGTTGGTGGGCACGATCGGCTGTTCGCCGATTATTTTGCTGAGGAACCACGTTATCCGGCAGATGTATTTCGTCGCCGATTCAGAATGCGCCGCTCCCTCTTCCTGCGCTTTGTTAATGCGTTGTCCGCGCGTTACCTCGAGTTCCAGCTCCAGCGAGATGCCACAGGGAAGCTCGGTCTATCGCCCCTGCAGAAATGCACTGTTGCCATCCGACAATTGGCATATGGAGGGTCCGCCGACATGTTCGATGAGTATCTGCAATGCGGCGAGACGACTGGCAACGAGTGCCTGAAGAATTTTTGTCAGGGCGTGCGAGAGATATTTGGGGAGCACTTATTATTTCGCGGAGCCTTGGTGGCCCACTTGATTCCTGGCTGGATTAGCCTTTGGAGGACCCACGGCTTTAGAAGTGCTCGGCAGCATCGACTGTATGCTGCGGCGGTGGAAGAAGCTGCTGACCGTGGCGAGGCGAGTTCACTACCGGCTACACAG acgatcagatgccCAATCGGAGATAGTAGAAAGTATTTTGCCCGAGCGCAAGAGTCTGcacgcaaggatgtggagagggcGTTTGGGGTGCTCCAAGCACGATTTGCACTGGTAAAGGGCCCGACGCGCTTTTACTACCAGGGGGATAttgccgacatcatgtatgcgtgcatcatcatgcataacatgatcatcGAGGATGAACACGAAGGCGTCCTCAACGTCACCAACGACACCAGTGTTGCATCATCGAGTCACGGTGTCTCAACCGAGTCCGAGTCCGCCCGCCGGGGTGTACCGTACAACGAACATGAACGGTTCAAGGCGTTCATGGACATACACCAAAAGGAGGCCCATCGAGCACTACAACACGATATGATCGAAGAATTGTGGGCAAATAGAAACCGCGCCCaccgcccttga